A window of the Candidatus Bathyarchaeota archaeon genome harbors these coding sequences:
- a CDS encoding DNA-directed RNA polymerase subunit N — translation MGIVPVRCFTCGSVIGDKWEEFKRRVKAGEDPEKVLDDLGVKRYCCRSMLISHVEVIDDILEYFVVKGRVKRE, via the coding sequence TAGATGCTTCACATGCGGCTCCGTGATAGGCGATAAGTGGGAGGAGTTTAAGCGTAGGGTTAAGGCGGGGGAGGACCCGGAGAAGGTCCTAGACGACTTAGGTGTTAAGAGGTATTGCTGCAGGTCTATGCTTATATCGCACGTCGAGGTTATAGATGATATACTCGAGTATTTCGTGGTCAAGGGGCGTGTGAAACGTGAGTGA